The nucleotide window CTGGCGACGAGCGCGATAGCGCCGACGAGCGGGAAGACGACCGCGATGGTGAAGCGGTTCTCGCGGACGATCCGGTCGAGAAGCGTCTCGGCCTCGCGGCGGGTGTCGGGCGCGCGCTCGCGGAGCCGGTCGAGCCGCGACGAGGGAGTCGCCGCGGAAGAGACGCCGGCGGAGCCGTCACCGTCGGTCACGGCAGCGCCTCCCAGAGCGGGTACACCCGCCAGAGACCGCCCATCGACAGCAGCGTGCCGACGACGGTGTTCAGCGCCGGGAACCACCAGTACGCCCGGTCGACCGAGACCGACGAGCGCGCGACCCACGCGACGAACATCGGGTAGACGCCGAGCAGCGCGCCGAGCCGGGCGTCGACGAGCCAGAACGCGGCGGCCGCGGCGGTCCACGCCGCGAAGCAGTAGGCGTACGTGCGCCCCTCGCCGAGCAGCGTCGCGGTCGTGTCGATCCCCGCCGCCCGGTCCGGCTCGATGTCCGGGATCGCGGAGAACGTGTGCATCCCCATCGTCCAGAGCCACGCGCCGGCGAGCGCCGCGAGCGGCGGGTGCGCGCCCGCGACCGTCGCGTACGCCGCCGCGCCGGGGAGCGCGTACAGCCCGTTCGACAGCGAGTCGAGGAACGGCGTCGTCTTGAAGCGCGCGGGCGGCGCGCTGTACCCGACCGCCAGAACGAGGAACCCGAGCAGGTACGGCCACGCGACCCGGGGCGTGATCGCGAGCGTCGCGAGCCCCAGCGCGCCCGACGCGGCGACCGCGGCGACGACGAGCCGGCTCCCCCGCCAGCGGGCCTCTCGACCCTCCTTCTTCGGGTTCAGCTCGTCGATGTCGGCGTCGAACACGTCGTTGACGCCGTAGAGGAACACGTTCGCGGGGACGAGGAAGTACGCCGCGAGCGCGACCGTGACGGGCGTGAACAGCCCGCTCACGTCGCCGATGCCGTAGGTGACGCCGACCGCGACCGGCCCGGCGAGGTACAGCCAGAAGCGCGGCCGCGACAACACCAGCAGGTAGCGGAGCCCCTCGCCGCCGCTCCCGGCGGCCCCCGCTCGGTCGTCCGTGGTGGATCGGTGTTGGTCGCTCACGGCCTCGCTCACACGTCGTCGTCGGCCATCGCTTCCGCGGTTATCCCCCCGCTGATGAGACACATCGGGACGCCGATTCCCGGCGTCGTCGTCGACCCCGTGAAGTAGAGCCCGTCGAGCGCGTCGGAGACGTGCGGCGGGCGCAAAAGCGAGGTCTGGGTGAGCGTGTGCGCCAGTCCGAGCGCGCTGCCCGCGTAGCTGTTGTACCGGTCCGCGAAGTCGTCGACCGAGAACGTCTCCTCGACGACGATCCGGCCCCGGAGGTCGGTGTCGGTGTTCGCCGCGATGTCGTCGATCACGAGGTCGCGGTAGCGGTTGCGGATCTCCGGGGTGTCGGCGAGTCCGGGCGCGATCGGCACCAGCGCGAAGAGGTTGCTGTGGCCCTCCGGCGCGACCGTGTCGTCGGTCTTCGAGGGGACACAGAGGTAGTAGGCGGGGTCGTCGGGCCACTCGGGGTCGTCGAAGATCTGCGCGAAGTGCTCGTCCCAGTCGGTCGGGAGGACGAGCGTGTGGTGTTCGAGGTTCGGCACGTCACCCTCGACGCCGAGGTACAGCAGGAACGCGGAGGGGGCGTACGTCCGCGACTCCCAGTACTCCTCGGTGTACTGCCGCTTCCGCTCCGGGAGCAGTTCCTGTTCGGTGTGCGCGTAGTCGGCGTCGGAGACGACGCGGTCCGCGAGGTAGCGCTCGCCGCCGACCGTGTCGACCGCGAACGCGCCGTAGCGTCCCTCGATGCCGGTCACCTCGGCGTCGGTGACGAACTCGACGCCGAGGTCCTCCGCGAGTTCGACGATGCCGTCGACGACCGCGCCGATCCCGCCCTCGGGGTAGTAGACGCCCATGTTGTAGTCGACGTGGCTCATCAGGTTGTACAGCGCCGGCGTGTTCGTGGGCGAGCCGCCGAGGAACACGAGCGTGTACTGCATCAGCTGCTGGAGCTTCGGGTGGTCGAAGTAGTCCTCGACGTGTCCCTGCATCTTGCCGAGCAGCGAGAGGCCCCACGAGTAGCGCAACACGTCGCGGTCGACGTAGTCGCGCAGCCGGGGACGGTCCTCGTACACGAAGTGTTCCATCCCGATCTCGTAGGTGCGCTGGGACTCCTCGAGGTACGCGTCGAACGCCTCGCCCGCGCCCGGCTCGTACGCCTCGAAGATCTCCCTGTTTTTCTCGCGGTCCGGCAGCACGTCGACCTGATCGCCGTCCTTCCAGAACACCCGGTAGTGGGGGTCGAGCCGCTCCAGCTCGTAGAACTCGTCGGGCGTCCGGCCGAAGTGCCCGAAGAACCGCTCGAAGACGTCCGGCATCAGGTACCACGACGGCCCCATGTCGAACCGGAAACCGTCGACTTCGAGCCGGCTGGCGCGGCCGCCGAGCTGCTCGTTTTTCTCCAACAGGGTGACGTCCGCGCCGGCGTCCGCGAGGTAACAGGCCGTCGAGAGGCCGCCGAATCCACCGCCGATAACGACGACCGACTCGCCGGCGACTCCGTCGATGTCCGGGACCACGTCCATGTTCGAACGTACGGGCGGCGGCGGTATAAATCCGGTCAGACGCGGCGCGGGAGCGTCCCCGACACGTTCGGGACGCCCGATCGCGACGGCGGGCGAAACGACCCGCAGCGCGGCGCGAGAACCGCGAGCCAGCAGTACTGAACGAGCGCCCCGAGCCGAGTGGATACCACTAAGTCGCCGACGCACGTAGCTCGTGTCACATGGATCTGACGGTCGCGATCACCGGGGCAACGAGCGGGATCGGGCGGGCCGTCGCCGAGGCGTTCGTCGACGAGGGGGCGTTCGTCGCCGTCTCCGGGCGCGACGGCGCGGCCGTCGATCGGACCGTCGCGGCGCTGAACGGCGACGGGGACGAGCCGGAAGTCGGCGACGGGAGTACCGGCGACGACCCAGAAGCCGGCGACGAGACCGCGAGCGAGGGGGCCGACGCCGCCGCCGAGCGCGGCACCGCGTGGGGCGACCGCGTCGACGTGCGCGACGAGTTCGACCTCGAACGCTTTTTCGAGCGCGTCGCCCGCGAGGCCGGGCCGGTCGACGTCGTGTTCGCGAACGCCGGCGTGTTCCACGGCGCGCCGGGCGACAGCCCGACGACCGACCTGACGTACGCCGACTACGACGACACGATGCGGACGAACGCGCGCGGCGTGTTCGCGACGATAACGGAGGCGGTCCCCCACCTCGCCGACGACGCGCGCGTCCTCGTCCCGTCGGGCGCGGTCGCGGCCGAGTCGAAGCCGGGGATGGGCGCGTACGCGGTCTCGAAGGCGGCCGCCGAGGCGGTCGCGCGCGGCTTCGCCGCCGACCTCGACGCGACCGTCGGGGTCGTCGACCCCGGACTCGTCGCCACCGACCTCACCGGGAAGGAGCGCGCCCGCGACCCCGAGAGCGTCGCGCCGCTGTTCGTCTGGGCCGCCACGGACGCACCCGCCGAGGACCTCAACGGCGGGCGGATCGGCCTGCGGGAGTGGAAGACGGCGACGCGGTAGCGCGGCCCGTTCGGCGTCGGGTCGCGTCGTCGGCGATCAGATCTCGGAGGCGCGGTCGGCGACGCCCGTCTCGGGCGGGTCGGTCGCCGTCGCAGCCACCGCGTCCATGAACGCGGTCCGGTA belongs to Halorubrum sp. DM2 and includes:
- a CDS encoding prenyltransferase encodes the protein MSEAVSDQHRSTTDDRAGAAGSGGEGLRYLLVLSRPRFWLYLAGPVAVGVTYGIGDVSGLFTPVTVALAAYFLVPANVFLYGVNDVFDADIDELNPKKEGREARWRGSRLVVAAVAASGALGLATLAITPRVAWPYLLGFLVLAVGYSAPPARFKTTPFLDSLSNGLYALPGAAAYATVAGAHPPLAALAGAWLWTMGMHTFSAIPDIEPDRAAGIDTTATLLGEGRTYAYCFAAWTAAAAAFWLVDARLGALLGVYPMFVAWVARSSVSVDRAYWWFPALNTVVGTLLSMGGLWRVYPLWEALP
- the crtI gene encoding phytoene desaturase family protein yields the protein MDVVPDIDGVAGESVVVIGGGFGGLSTACYLADAGADVTLLEKNEQLGGRASRLEVDGFRFDMGPSWYLMPDVFERFFGHFGRTPDEFYELERLDPHYRVFWKDGDQVDVLPDREKNREIFEAYEPGAGEAFDAYLEESQRTYEIGMEHFVYEDRPRLRDYVDRDVLRYSWGLSLLGKMQGHVEDYFDHPKLQQLMQYTLVFLGGSPTNTPALYNLMSHVDYNMGVYYPEGGIGAVVDGIVELAEDLGVEFVTDAEVTGIEGRYGAFAVDTVGGERYLADRVVSDADYAHTEQELLPERKRQYTEEYWESRTYAPSAFLLYLGVEGDVPNLEHHTLVLPTDWDEHFAQIFDDPEWPDDPAYYLCVPSKTDDTVAPEGHSNLFALVPIAPGLADTPEIRNRYRDLVIDDIAANTDTDLRGRIVVEETFSVDDFADRYNSYAGSALGLAHTLTQTSLLRPPHVSDALDGLYFTGSTTTPGIGVPMCLISGGITAEAMADDDV
- a CDS encoding SDR family oxidoreductase codes for the protein MDLTVAITGATSGIGRAVAEAFVDEGAFVAVSGRDGAAVDRTVAALNGDGDEPEVGDGSTGDDPEAGDETASEGADAAAERGTAWGDRVDVRDEFDLERFFERVAREAGPVDVVFANAGVFHGAPGDSPTTDLTYADYDDTMRTNARGVFATITEAVPHLADDARVLVPSGAVAAESKPGMGAYAVSKAAAEAVARGFAADLDATVGVVDPGLVATDLTGKERARDPESVAPLFVWAATDAPAEDLNGGRIGLREWKTATR